Below is a genomic region from Leucoraja erinacea ecotype New England chromosome 31, Leri_hhj_1, whole genome shotgun sequence.
TCAAAACTCCATTGTCTCACCTTGCTTCTTCACGTTTCTGTTCTATCTCAGCATCTAGCTGCTGCCTCCGTAAGCGAGCTTCTTCTGCTTTGCGTTGTTGTTTGAGGAGAAAAGCAGCACGCTTTTTTGCCAACTCATCTTCTGCTTTCTGATCATCCTGCAGAGAAATGAGAAAAGAGCAGTGCATAGTTTAGCACATAAATGAGCAAACGTGTTCATCCTGAGTTTGAAATAACAGACTTGAAATAAAAGTTTCCACCaatcataattttattttttgctaTGAGATAAAATGGCTATTTAGCAATGGAAACCGAATTACACCAGGTAATAGAAgatgtatttttaaaatgtatattaAAACCTCAACTTGTATCATGTTAGACAGCGCGAGATCAGAAACCACCCGaccaatgggaattagaagattTCAGATCGGGGGGCAAACTGGAGTGGGTATAAATTACTTACGTAAAAAaaagttatacaggtgcacaaccttttatccgatagccttgggaccagacacttttcgtaattcagaatttgtcggtcttcggaatggaaatttttttgcgtagattttaatggctggctcagtggtagagtgttcggctcatatccgcaaggtcgcgagtttgcgcctcgatcccggcagttactcggtcgcgagcttgagtcttcaatgtggtttttttttgcagaataaatgtttgtatgaaatgcagtgtaggagaggtgtactgactgtgtgggcagaactttggaagtgattgcccaccagtctaaaaagccgctgtgtctccctgtccctgggatagcagggggcgatcaaacagcacaatacccccctccccctccaactccagaggaattcgctccccgatgggccgctacggcgacaagtggcagtttgcccacagcccgagctgcgccaccccaagaacaccttgcacaccatcagcttctgcccctacgttttcctctggagttggagcggggctgggctggagttgctgctggctgtgggtctctgagatctccgtgcttgcagtgggcctgggggtcgctgtcccgttggtcctgacgtctccggccacccccctggactggagctgagactgggaactgtaccgcccttgccccctccctctgcaactgcaaacaaccccactctcctgcaagggcggtacagttcccggaggatagcaggtggccggagacgtcaggaccaacaggaacccgctccccgatgggcccctacgacgccccgagctgcgccccgtcatccgcaacccaggttcctctgtagttggagcggggctgggctgggctgctgcaggctgtgggtctctgggatctccgtgcttgcggtgggcctggtggtcgacgtccaattggtcctgacgtctccggtgactgcactgacctgcagccatcgccgacttgaagacagtgcaaagcccccgcgccggtgcaatgagcggggagctggagaggggagggaaagggtcacacacatggccgggaagcagaggggtgtaggtggggtgaaactgaagggagcgacaatctgttgctgcctacactgtgtatcgtgtctaccgtgggaacttttaactcagcgggcagacagcagcatattgtcaattattaaccctcccgcgcaatataccctcaccttctcttttatggatggggatttagttcccctttcttcgaggaccgaccggaggttccgctgtcacctctgcgggccgccctcggtgaacgtcctgtctccctgtccctggaatagtagggggcgatcaaacagcacaatacccccctccccatccaactccagaggaatccgctccccgatgggccgctatggcgacaagtggcagctcgcccacagcccgagctgcgcgacccaagaacaagacgttattcttgcacaccatcagcttctgcccatacggggagcgtgttcttctggagttggaacggggctgggctggagttgctgatctgggatctccgtgcttgcagtgggcctgggggtcggtgttccgttggtcctgacgtctccggtgactggcactgtgctgctagcatcgcgacgtgaagacagtacaaagcccccgcgccggtgcaatgagcggggagctggagaggggagggaaggggtcacacacatggccgggaagcagaggggtgtaggtggggtgaaactgaagggagcgacaatctactgctgcctgcacgctgagttaaaaagttaccacgcaagactcacgatacactgtgtatcgtgagtctaccgtgggaactttttaacgcagctggcaggtagcagcatattgtcaattattaaccctcccgcgcaatataccctcatcttctcttttatgaatggggatttagttcccctttcttcgaggaccgaccggaggttccgctgtcacctctgcgggccgccctcggtgaacgttttcaaggacctttcttcaaggaccgaaaaaatgtcgctattcggaggttttcgttatttggatcgtcagataaaaggttgtgcacctgtagtttaaaaaatgtttttaaatcatctTTATGGTTTTTAATCTTTAAATTTAATATTTAGAATTACACATCTTAATAGTAATAGATTTTAAAATGCCTTCATGCCAAAGAAATGTAATATCTATTAAGCAAGATACAATTGGACGAATTAAATAGTAGCATTGCGACATGAATTCAGTTAGgtactggaggggggggggagatcaaatATAGTTCAGGATCTTGTTTAGTATTATTTGATgaagagggagtacagacaacAAAGTACCGTCACAAACGAGAGATTATTGGAGAATGGAAATTTCAAAACTGATCAAATGCACATTTGAAGGGTAAAGTATGAATGTGACAATAGAGAACTACAGATTGCAGTTGGCGAATAATATTTTAGTCTGTTTCAGTGTTAATATGCATTATACACAAAGTGTAATTATAAATAACAACTCTGGGCAACTGAGGGGAAATGGGAATGACGCAAATAAGTAATCCACTTCAGTTGGTCATGCTATGAAGTGCACAAACAAcctctatacaggtgcacaaccttttatccgaagttccaaataacgaaaagctccgaacagcggacatttttttcggtcctcgaagaaaggtccttgaagacgttcaccgagggcggcccgcagaggtgacagcggaacctccggtcggtcctcgaagaaaggggaactaaatccccattcataaaacagaatgtgagggtatattgcgcgggaggggttaataattgacaagctgctgctgcctgcccgctgagttaaaatgttcccacggtagactcacgatacacagtgtatcgtgagtcttgcgtgggaactttttaactcagcgtgcaggcagcagcagattgtttctcccttcagtttcaccccacctacatccctctgcttcccggccatgtgtgtgaccccttccctcccctctccagctccccgcccattgcaccggcgcgggggctttgcactgtcttcacgtcggcgatgccagcaggtcagtgccagtcaccggcgacgtcaggaccaacgggacaccgacccccaggcccactgcaagcacggagatcccagagacccacagccagcagcagcccagccccgttccaactccagaggaacacgctccccgtagggacagaagctggtggtgtgcaaggtacgtcttgttcttggggttgcggatgagggggcgcagctcgggctgtgacgtctccggcaacccccctgtacaggagctgagactgggaactgtggggttgtttgcagttgcagagggagggggcaagggcggtacagttcccagtctcagctcctgtccaggagggtggccggagacgtcaggaccaacgggacactgactgcaagcacggagatcccagagactcacagccagcagcaactctagcccagccccgttccaacttcagaggaacctgggttgcggatgagggggcgcagctcgggctgtgggcgaactgccacttgtcgctgtaacggcccatcggggagtgggttcctgttggtcccgacgtctccggccacccccctggacaggagctgagagacgtcaggaccaccagaagccgctccccgatgggccgctacggcgacaagtggcagttcgcccacggcccgagctgcgccccctcatcgggacaccgacccccaagcccactgcaagcatggagatcccagatcagcaactccagcccagccccgctccaacggAACACGCtcaccgtaggggcagaagctgatggtgtgcaaggtacgtcttgttctgggggtggcgcagctcgggctgtgggcaaactgccacttgtcgccgtagcggcccatcggggagcggattcctctggagttggagggacaggcagcaatcacttccaaaattctgcccacacagtcagtacacctctcctacacttgtctcccgcactaagatcatctcgcagagaatgatcccagcctaaccctccctattccctcctattctgcaagaaaaaactacattgaagactcaaacgcgcgatcgagtaactgccgggatcgaggcgcaaactcgcgaccttgcggatatgagccgcgcactctaccactgagccagccgttaaaatctacgctaaaaatcttccattccgaaagccgaaaaattccgaattacgaaaagtgtctggtcccaaggctttcggataaaaggttgcgtACCTGTATAAGGTATACGAGTCCATTCAAATTAATCTCTCCTCCACCACACTGTAGCACATACTTTTTAATGAAATCAGTTAATGACATCTGTAGCACTTTCAAATCTGATGTGATGCACGCAAAAGTCAAATTTTTTTGATTAGTACACCAACAAATCTACTAGATTTGCAGGTGATGAACACCTTTATAATAGCGCATAAGTATATGATATTGTGTGTGTACTTGTAAGAGAAAAGGACATTCGTATTTCATATCACTCCACCCAAGATGGCTTGAAAGAAAAACTAACAGAAAAAAATGATTCCAGTGAAAACCAATGTTTCAGAGACTACTAATTTAGATATTTGAATTTGACTAACCTTGAAAAAAAAGCCCAATCCAGACTTCTGATCTGATTCACAAATCACATGACTGGTGGAGATGCCTTGGCTTTCACATACTTCACCATCTGCAGGTGCCCTCAGTTCAGAAATATCTACTTCAATGAGGTTTGCCTTATTTTTGGAGTGTTCCTCAATAGGAATGTTCTCCTTCCCAGAACTGTCTGAAGAGTTAAGTGAAGTGTGTTCAGGCTTCTTTGGGGTGCTAATTACTGCCTCGGTGTTAATTTGCTCATAGAAATAGTTATAACTGTCTTTCTGAGATGTGGAGAGCACCAATGGTCGCAGGTGACTGTCCTCACAGTGCCTGTGACCATCCATATCCTTTGTCCTTTCAGAGGCGAGCTCAGCAGAACCGTTAGAAGTCCTGCCATCTAAAGCCCCTGCATTAATAGCAGCAGGATCAGTAATATCTTCAGTCTCAAATTTAAGTGGTTTACTACCTGAGAAAGGTCGCAAATGGGGAAGAGTATCTACACTGTGTGTTGGTGTAATAATACGAAAAGAGCCCTGTGCTTTAGTATCTCGAGAGACTTTTAGCTCAGTTGGCCTCCCTGCACGAGGGCTTTTTAGTTGCATGCTGCGTGGTTGCTTGCGCACAGTTTGCGTTGGACTACTGCCTGTTGGCGACAATGGTTCCATAATCTGTGCTGTTTGCTTGCTCTTCTGATCCTGCAGGTTGCGATTAATATTTGGTACCGGTGTTGTTGGCACTTGGTCCTTAAGCTTCATCAGGAGTTCCTGCTGCTGTGAAAGCTTATGCATTTCAAATTGAAGGTTGCTCAAAGTTTCATTAAGTTTTTCAATTGAACGGTTATATTCACTCGCATCGCCATCTGACATACCATCATCAAAACCACCATTAGAATTCACCCTGTTCTTGTCAACATCAAAGGCAACTTGGGAGGATTCCTTAAACCACCGCTGTCTAACAGCAGCAATGCTCTCTTGAATATCATCCTCAGTTATTTTCTCCTGTACTTCTTTTGCCCCTACTTCATCCAGTTGCTTCAAGTAATCTTCTTTGGCTTCTTGGTTTGGAAAACCTTCATCTGTTCTAGGAGGTTGAGAAACAAGAGCAATAGTTTCCTCATGACTTGGGCATTCCGCTTCTTTCATGAAGTGTTCAGGCTTAAGCGGTTGTGGAATCCCTTCATTCTTGCCCTTTTTAACAATATGCAAAAAAGCTGCTTTGCCCAATTTTAGACGTTGTCTGGCAGAGAGAGCTTCCATTTTCTTTTTCTGAGCTTCAATAATTCTTCTTTTCTCCTCAAGTTGCATGTGAAGTTGAACAAGTTCAGAGGCTAGTATCTGGGCACTGTCTTTGATCTGTCTACCAGGACTCTGTTCTCGTTTCTGCCTCCACGTCATCATGGGTATGGGGCAACATTCTGACCCATCGGGTGTAGTCTTTTGAGAGCTACTTGCACTAGACTTTGCCTCAGTGCTGTTGAGTCTTTGTAATTTACGTTCTGCAAAACTGGTCATTCTAATGCTGGCACTGGTCATGGATGTACTACTTGCTTGAGATATTGTACTCAAACAAGGGCTGGAACGTCCGCTGGCATCATCTTTGTCCTCGTGTTCTTTTACCTTCATATCGTGATGTAATTTTCTAGATTCCTCTTCTCCACTGTAACAATTTCCCACACGCTGCACCTCCTCTTCAGCAACTAGATCTTGTGCAGTCTCTTCCGTATCTAGCACCTCTGAATCAGAATCTTGGATATTCATTGTGTCCGTAGTGGTTGTATTATTCACTGATACATCATCAAATCTTTTTTCAGCATCTCCAGTATGAAGAAAAAAACCTCCAGGCTCTTCTTGCATTGAAGCCTCAACACTACTGCTTGCCAAAGGTCTAAAGTTACTCAAAGAAACTCCTGTTGCTTCATTGTGTCTTAAAGACTCTGTAAAGGTTGGATCAGCGACAAATGTAAAATCAGAACTGGTTATGGGAGTGAATGTCCTGTTAACATCTGCTTCACCATTGATATTCACTGTCGTTTTGTGTGTTGAAGGCAAATGTTCATCAGCTATTTTCTTTGCTGTCAAAGGTCGATATTTACGTTCTCCATATTCATCATGCTTATTAACAATTAAAAGATTTTCCTTGGCTGGTTTTAAAACAGCAGGCATTAAAGGTTCTAAGAAAAATCCACATGTTTGGTTTGCTGCTTCAAGGTCATGTTGCTGTTTTGTGGGGGACTTTGACAGCAATAATTGATTTGGGGCTTTTGATGAAACATTTTGTAACTCAGCACCACAATTATTAACCATTCCTTCATCTGACTTAATTATCGATACAAGTTCTTCATCGTCCTCATCTTCTATGTGCACATTTCTTAGCAAACCTTTCCCATTGCTTTCTGCGGGTGGCGAAAATAGCTGGGATTGATGCTTTGGGGTTACACCGACTATATTGGACGCAAGACTGTCTTTGCTGATAGACCTGGCCAAGCTGATGCTATCTCCAGAAGCAACGTCTACATCACTGTCCGTTGCAGAGTGAAGGGCAAATGGCGTTGGCTGAGACAAAGgtctggaaaaaaaaagaaacaggcaCAAGTCTTAAAGTGTACAATACATTTACTGTTAAATTGAACATATATTTGGCAATACAAACAAAAAATACGAGATACTTATACCAGGTAGCACCTGTAGAGACGGAaacaagagttaatgtttcaactcACTGACCTCATAGAAAATTAAGAAAACAAGTGTTTTAAGAACCACAAATGTTGGACCCTTTAAGAGAGGATGGTCAATGCTTATTAGCTATAGTTGACTTATCTGAAGGAGTGTAAATAAAGTGAGATGAataagggcagcagagagaaactGAGAAAAGTATCAGAGATAATGCTAGTATACTCAATATATTAAGTGgtacctgtggagagagaaagtgagTTATTGCTGGAGGATGACTTCAGTCTGGCCAGTAATATGAAACTGTTAAATATGGAGTCTCCAGAGTTGTAAGACGGaagatgaagtgctgttccttagTGCTTCTTCTTGCCTATCAGTTTAGTTATCCATCCCACTGAGATGACCTTTCGTGTTTGTCAATTTGGCAATATTAATAATGATCTACAATGAATTATGGAATTCAACAATAAATAGCAACTTTCAATATTATTATTACTAGTGAAGAGCAATCAATGTTTTTCTATACCATTAGTTATAGGCATAAGTTAAATCCATGGGAGGTGCTGTGTGCTAGAAAGGGAGCTAGTAGCCAAAAATAAAaacctgtggagaggatgtttccagtagtgggagagtcacaGACCCAAGGGCACATCCTCAcaataaaggatgtacctttagaatggagataaggaatttCTGTAGCCAGTGGGTGTGGAATCACAGCCTGAtgcgacagtggaggccaagacactggatatttttaaagcagatgttgttaggatcttgattagtaagggtgtcagaggttatgggagaaagcaggagaataggattgcgGAGGGAATAAATCACCCATGATCAAATGATGGAGCAGacacgatgggtcgaatggcctaattctgctcctatgtcttatgatataATGACCCATTTATCGCTTACTAGCAgcccgacccactgaattcctccagcaactcTCCTTTTTTCCCTCTGGAAAGGAAGATCCTGCTGACCACATGGTCTTCTAAACACATGGAACTCAGACCAATTACAGTATGTCACCACTACCAAAACAATATTAACTGAATTAGCTGCTTTCTACATGACTCAACTACTTGTTCAGCCATAAAATACATACAAAACAGAATACATAGGCCAATTTGCTCCTCAAACTACCCACGTCAAATCAATCTCCAGTGTGGAATAAGTCTTCATGTTGAAAGAGCTAATTCAAGAAAGGCTAATTCAAGACAGAATGCAACAAAGAGTGAGGATTGGGGGAGGACCGGCCTGCACAGCCAACAAAAACTTCAATTAACAATATAAGAATATTCATTATAAGATTATAGAATGACATGGGAGAGTGGTGACATTTTATTCGAAGCACCTAATTTTTCTTGAAGCAATTGATATTTCTGCACTATTGCGATCTTTACAATCACAAAAGTACCATGTAATTAGATGTTCTATCTGCAGAGACAAATAAAATAACATAAACAAGTAACATTAAGATATTGGGTTAAAATTAAGCATCAAGATATTCCACTACCTACCTTGGTTTTCTTTCTTGCCAAGCCAAAATTGAGCCTCTTGGCTGCCCATCAACTCGAGTAAGGGAATTTGAACGATGACGTGTATCTAAACAAACATAAAATGAATGTTAAAGAAATAAGAGCAGTGAAAGGCACCCTGAGGCTCATCTTCAAGATCACATCTTACTTAAACTTGACCACAACTCCTCTACTCCTCATAACCCTAATTTGCAGCCCAAAATTTTGCAGACCTCAGCTTTGAACATATTCAATTATTCAGTTTCCTAAGTTCtcaggggcagagaattccaaacaaCTTTCCAGTTCAACGTGCCTTTTTGAAAATAAATACTCTCAACACCTATTCTGTCAAATCCCTTCAAAAATATTGCATGTTTCagtcattcagtgtggaaacaggtccttcggcccaacatttctacactggccaacatgtcccagttacactagtcccacctggcccgcatttggtccatatccctcctaatctGTCCAATCTATGATCCGTGTTTCAATAGGATCACCTCTTATTCTCGTAAACTTGAACAAGTACACATCCAACCTACTCATTTTATCATTGCTAAAAATCCCTTCATCTCAGGAGTGCATGATTGCACCATTTTATGTGTACATATTGACCAATAACATACCTGAATGATaacaaacataaacatagaaattaggtgcaggagtaggccattcggcccttcgagcctgcaccgccattcaatatgatcatggctgatcatccaactcagtatcccgtacctgccttctctccataccccctgatccccttagccacaagggccacataaacCCAGGAGTCTCAACAGTGGGTCTCTTTGTATATCTAGTTTGTAATCAAATACCCTGGATGTTATATCTCAGGAAAATGTGCAACACTTGTGCATACACATACCAATCTCGCACGGTTGCGTACTGGAAGGGAGGATGTGTAAGAGAAAAGCACAAAAAAATGCAGCATTATTTATTATTCGTTGCTTGCATTGAGTTTTGAACAAGGACTAatggcaatgattttaaaagggtGGACCAAATTAAAACAGCAGCTACTACACCTTTTGAATCTTATGAATATGGTGTTGAATCAAATGAATTAATTCCAGTGTCAAATGCCACCACATTGTAACTGTAAAGGCAATAATGTCGGCATGATTTAAACTTGTCAAACAGTAAATATAGTATAAGTTATTTTCAttatttataataattttaaCCATCCTTTGAGTTGTGATTTTCTACTTTTCTGAGGTCTTTTAAAAACTTTATTTATGAGGAGCATCCAAATCAAAGGGTTTTCACATTTGATCCCAATTGTTTATGTCTCAAAGAAGATGAAAGCAGGATTGTTCGAATAGGTCTCGGGTTCCTAGATttttggggaatataaaaactgaaacAGGTGGTATTAACTCTGCTACTCAGCATTTCCTGATGTCAATGTGTTTAGGAGGACAAAGTGGGTTGATTGCTCATGACTGAATTGCTTTATTAAGGTTCATAGATCTACTGTCACATAGACCATATACCAGAGAATGACTGTTCATTCTGAAATATACTTGGCAAAGATCAAAACATTTGTAAGCAGGGACAATGGGTAAACACCAATGAAAACATAAAATTACAGTAAAGCAACATTCAATTAGACAATTTTGGAATCAGCAGCACGTTCTATATAATTTATCAAATCATATCTGCCTATCAATATCAAAAAAGTGCTTCTTCATCTATAGATGCGCCGGTTTTAAAGATGATCATGCTTTACTTTAGCATCCTAAATAATTTTAGGAATGTAATCTATTAATTTATGTACTAGGAACACCTTTGTTTCATCTTTTAGTTAAGGTAACCTGAGCACAACTACTCTTTCCTGCCTGTGGGCCCATAAACCTGACTCACATAGCCCAAAATCTCTCTGTTTCTTTGAACATATTCAATGATTTATCtttcactgctctttggcaaagagaATTCCTCCTTGAAAATAAACATCTCCATTCTAGCACCATCAAAAATGTAGTCAAGATGTAGTCAAGAACATTGGCATTTCACTATAATACACAAAAAGGAGCCTTAAGAtatcatagatagaaacatagaaattaggtgcaggagtaggccattcggccctttgagcctgcaccgccattcaatatgatcatggctgatcatccaactcagtatcccgtacctgccttctctccataccccctgatccccatagccacaagggccacatctaactccctcttaaatatagccaatgaactggcctcaactaccctctgtggcagagagttccagagattcaccactctctgtgtgaaaaaagttcttctcatctcagttttaaaggatttcccctttatccttaagtgttaagatgttaaaaatccagtggtgacgagcggggtgacgcctgtatggtcatgggtagtcgcccaaagagtcgtacctttttctggtcgccgctggattttcaaaatgttgaaaattttcagagaCCTGCTgccactatgacgggtgccagcagtatgtggtacaggccctttataaTCCAACTAGCTGACATTTAAAGCAATAATTTAAAGCAATTGTAGAATTAGCTGGTTGATATCACATTAAATAATCAGCTGGTCATCGAGGTTTTCCAATAGGATTTCTAATACCTTTTCCATGGCACTACCATCCCCACCCTCAAACAAAAAAAAGCAGTTCTAAAATTCTTCCATATATTTACTTGTACATTTTCCAGTTAATTTGCTTTGCAACCGTCTTACCTGGACTGTCTTCATTAGGCAAAGGAGATTTATGTTGCCTCTGTCTTAAAGGCAATAATGGGTGGGATGGACTGAAGGCAGGGCTTCCTTTGCTATAGATTAAAAAAAGTATTTTTATTTGACACAAGATGTAAACAGCTTAATTTAATGAAGGTGACTtggattttttatttttcaatacaTTGTAATTATACGtgctaatttaatttaaattccacaTATAATAAAAgtttaaatacatacacacacatacacaaaaataaataaaatgaacagAAGCAGTTTTTAGATAACACTGTAACCATGTTGCTCGAGTAGTGCCAAGGTGAAGAGGACAGAGACAGACTTACACAAACTCTTCAGGATGCAGGCAATACCTGGTTCCAATCTCTTGGCTAATCTGTGGTGCAGTTGTTGTCACATCACCTAAACCATTTGCTGGGCTGACCATAAAGCTACGTTTTGTTGCATTGGAAATTGGAAGAGGCG
It encodes:
- the camsap1b gene encoding calmodulin-regulated spectrin-associated protein 1-B isoform X1, yielding MVDVDFGGCGASGDGSSRRKMPEPLDSDCAEVVPLELYDSSRAKIAANLAWIFSKAYGIDNIPEDLRDAFYTDQYEQEHIKPPVIKLLLSSDLYCRVCILILKGDQVSALRGHQPVIQALSRKGIYVMESDDMPVSESDLTQSPIKMSAHMALIDALMMAYTVEMISIEKVVASVKRFSTFSASKELPYDLEDAMVFWINKVNLKMREITEKEFKLKQQVIESPSHQKSPSKWYWKLVPVRYRRDHPLNKQLPFFPLMEDLMRDACDGCSLLAIIHYYCPELMKLEDICLKEVTSIADSLYNIQLLIDFSNHYLNRSFYLTLEDMLYGPLVLKPNIMVFIAELFWWFEVVKPDFVQPREVQEIKDAKMLLQQKNSRPPLPISNATKRSFMVSPANGLGDVTTTAPQISQEIGTRYCLHPEEFVKGSPAFSPSHPLLPLRQRQHKSPLPNEDSPDTRHRSNSLTRVDGQPRGSILAWQERKPRPLSQPTPFALHSATDSDVDVASGDSISLARSISKDSLASNIVGVTPKHQSQLFSPPAESNGKGLLRNVHIEDEDDEELVSIIKSDEGMVNNCGAELQNVSSKAPNQLLLSKSPTKQQHDLEAANQTCGFFLEPLMPAVLKPAKENLLIVNKHDEYGERKYRPLTAKKIADEHLPSTHKTTVNINGEADVNRTFTPITSSDFTFVADPTFTESLRHNEATGVSLSNFRPLASSSVEASMQEEPGGFFLHTGDAEKRFDDVSVNNTTTTDTMNIQDSDSEVLDTEETAQDLVAEEEVQRVGNCYSGEEESRKLHHDMKVKEHEDKDDASGRSSPCLSTISQASSTSMTSASIRMTSFAERKLQRLNSTEAKSSASSSQKTTPDGSECCPIPMMTWRQKREQSPGRQIKDSAQILASELVQLHMQLEEKRRIIEAQKKKMEALSARQRLKLGKAAFLHIVKKGKNEGIPQPLKPEHFMKEAECPSHEETIALVSQPPRTDEGFPNQEAKEDYLKQLDEVGAKEVQEKITEDDIQESIAAVRQRWFKESSQVAFDVDKNRVNSNGGFDDGMSDGDASEYNRSIEKLNETLSNLQFEMHKLSQQQELLMKLKDQVPTTPVPNINRNLQDQKSKQTAQIMEPLSPTGSSPTQTVRKQPRSMQLKSPRAGRPTELKVSRDTKAQGSFRIITPTHSVDTLPHLRPFSGSKPLKFETEDITDPAAINAGALDGRTSNGSAELASERTKDMDGHRHCEDSHLRPLVLSTSQKDSYNYFYEQINTEAVISTPKKPEHTSLNSSDSSGKENIPIEEHSKNKANLIEVDISELRAPADGEVCESQGISTSHVICESDQKSGLGFFFKDDQKAEDELAKKRAAFLLKQQRKAEEARLRRQQLDAEIEQKREEARRKAEEDRIRKEEEKARRELIKQEYLRRKQQQILEEQGLGKPKPKVKKQRPKSVHREESYSEPPSRYPSTPDNLSSTQFGSSLSLASAATTEAESVNSAGGSGSGGYSQRTDSMETFSVLSRNQSRSTERDWENASTASSIASVAEYTGPKLFKEPSSKSNKPIIHNAISHCCLAGKVNEPQKNSILEELEKCEANHYIILFRDAGCQFRAIYAYSPESEEIQKLTGTGPKSINKKMIDKLYKYSSDRKLFSLIPTKTMSVSVDAITIHNHLWQAKRSAVPKKQATGK